Within Saccharomonospora cyanea NA-134, the genomic segment CGAGTCGACGTTCGGCACCGGCCAGAACACCGACCGGGACACCGCCGCGACCTTGCGCGCCCGCCCGTACCACGCGAGTTTCACGCTGGGGACGCCGTAGACGCGGCTGCCGGGTGACGCGGCCATGCGATCGGCCACCTCGGTCTGGACCATGACGAGCGCGTGGCGCAGCGACGGCAGCTCGGCGAGCAGGTGCAGCACGACGGGCACGGCCACGTTGTACGGCAGGTTCGCCACCAGCGCCGCGGGCGCGGTGGGCAACTCGTCCGCGCGCAGCCGCAGGGCGTCGCGTTCGAGCACGGTGAGCCGCGCGGCACCGTCGGGCGCGTGCTCGGCGACGGTGGTGGGCAGTCTCGCGGCCAGCACGGGATCGATCTCCACCGCCAGCACACGGGCACCGGCGTCCAACAACCCGAGAGTCAGGGAACCGAGGCCGGGGCCGACCTCGAGCACCGGGTCCCCCGGCGCCACGTCGGCGAGGTGCACGATGCGACGCACGGTGTTGGCGTCGTGCACGAAGTTCTGGCCCAGCTTCTTCGTCGGCCGCAGCCCCAGCGCCGAGGCCAACCGGCGGATCTCGGCGGCTCCCAGCAGGCCCGGTGTGTCGCTCACCGGGCCAGCCTAAAGTCCTCGCCGGACAGCGGGTCCGCGGGCTCTACTGCGGCAGCCCGAGCTGTGAGGAGCAGTGCGGCCAGGCACCGTAGCCGCCACGGGAGTCCCGCAGCTTGGTGGCGATCGCGATCTGCTGCTCGCGCGTGGCCTGGTGTGGGTACGCCGCGTACTGGGTGCCGCCGTAGGCGTCCCAGGTCTGCTTGTTGAACTGGAGGCCGCCGTAGTAGCCGTTGCCGGTGTTGATGGACCAGTTCCCGGTCGACTCGCACTGCGCGAGCGCGTCCCAGACGGCCCCGTCGCTGATGGGCGGGACGTCCGGCTCCTTGGTCCCTACCCGGACGATCTTCTTCTCGGCCTTCTTGACGACCTCGACCGACAGCTCCTCGCTGTCGATCACCTTGCCGTTCTTCTTCGTCACGCGGTAGGTGACGAGCTTCTCGCCCGCCTTGCCCTCGTCCTCGACGACCTCCTTGCCCTTCTCCAGGGTGTCGTCGTAGATGGTCTCGACCTCGGGCTCGATGACCTCGGTCTTCTTCACCACCGACACGCCGGTGCGGCTGACGTGCACCTCGGCGCCGTCGGTGAGCTTGAACTCCGCGCCCTCTTCGATCTTGTCCTGCTTGCCGAGGCCGAGGTTCAGCTCGGCGAGCAGCTCCTCCGCGGTGACGGCGTTGGTGGTGACCTCACGGGGCTTCTCGCCACCGTCGTAGAGGGTCACGGTCTTCTCGGTCTTGACCTCCAGGCGCATGCCGTCGAGCGGCACCTCACCCGACAGCGGCGCGGAGAACCAGGTGCCGCCGGTGTTCAGGTGGTCCAGCCCGAGCTGGCTCAGCGCCTCGCGCACCGTGGTGGCCCGGACCCAGGACTCGCGGGACTCACCGTCGACCACGAGGGTGAGCTGACGGCCGCGTTCGAGCTTGATGACCCCGCCGTCACCGACCGGCGCCTGCGGGGAGGGCGAGAGGGCGTCGTGCGCGCCGACGCTGATCCCGGCGTCCTCCAACACCTCGCCGACGGTGTCGCCGTAGCTGCGGATGGTCTGCTTCTCGCCGTCGACGTCGACCGTGACGCTCTTGTTCATCGCGAGCGCCGCGGCACCACCGCCGGTGAGGGTGATCATGACCGCGAGGACGGTGCCCCGCAGGAAGCGCTTCTTCCACGTCTTGACGGCGCCGACGAAACCGTCCTCGGCGTCCGGCTCGGCCGGCTCCTGAGGTTCGTCCGCCTTCTCCGTCGGCAACACGATCGGCGGAAGCATCGTGGTCTCGGCGTTGATGAGCCTGATGAGCTCGTCGACGTCGACGCCCGCTTCCGCCATGAGGGTCTCGGCGTCGGGACCGAGAGCGGTCAGCACGTCGTGGGGTGTGACTTCCGGCTCGGGCGAGAAGTCGAGGTTCTCGGCTTCGCTCGGCCAGTCGAGCAGGGCCGTGGAGGCAGCCGTATGCCCGTCTCTATCAGTCACAGGGTCGATCCCTTCACGTAAGTACACCGACTCCCGCAGTCAGCGCCGCCCTATCGCGCCCCGCAGGACGCTCTCCCCGACGTACACCGACGTGACTGTGGGCCAGGCGGGTGGCGGTCCGTGGGTCCCATCGGATCACCACCCGACACGGTCACGGGACCATAACGAGTGCCGGGGGGTTGCGCAAATACCCCCGGGGCAACTAGTGATCTTCCTCACGGCACGCTCGGTGAACTCACAGGGCCGTTCGGGTGAGAGATCCGGAAGCCGAATACCCTCTCCGCGTTACGCCGCGCTGCCTCGGCCACGGCCTCCACAGGCTGGTCCCGCAGCTCGGCGAGCCCCGCCACCGTGTACGCCGCGCAGTAGGGCTCGTTGGGCCTGCCGCGGAACGGGTGCGGGGTGAGGAACGGGGCGTCGGTCTCGACCAGCAGCTGCTCGTCGGGCACCAGCCGGGCCGCCTCCCGCAGCGCGTGCGCGTTGCGAAACGTCACCGTGCCCGCGAACGACAGCACGTAGCCCGCGTCGACACACCGCCTCGCCACGTCGGCGTCCCCGGAGAAGCAGTGGAAGACCACCGTCTCCGGAGCGCCCTCGGCCTCCAGGATCGACAGCACGTCGTCGTGCGCCTCACGATCGTGGATCATGAGCGGCTTGCCCACGCGCTTGGCGAGGTCGATGTGCCAGCGGAACGCCTCCTGCTGGGCCTCCGGCGGCGAGTAGTCCCAGTAGTAGTCCAGGCCCGTCTCGCCCACGGCGACCACGTGCTCGGCCGCCGCGAGACGCTCCAGTTCGGCCCTCTGCTCGGCTGTGAAGTCCTTCGTGCGGGTCGGGTGCAGGGCGACGGCGCCGTGGAGCCGGTCGTCCCACGCCGACGCCTCGGCGACCCAACGCGCCGAGGCGAGGTCGTCGGCGACGGTGACGACGGCGGCGATCCCGGCCGCCGACGCCCGGTCGAGCGCCGCCCGCACCTGTTCGGGTGTCGTCGCGCCGCACGCGTCGAGGTGGGTGTGCGAGTCGACCGCCGGTACCGGAAGCCGCTCCGGTACCGGCGGCGGTTCCCGACGACTCATCCGTTCACCTGGATCGGGGCCCATTCCGGCCCCGTCTCGGCCAGCTTCGGGTCGATCTTGGCGAACAGCGGGGTCGGTTTGGCCAGCGGCCTGCCCACCTCGATCGGCCTGGATTCCCAGCGAGCCTGCTCGGCGTCGTAGCCGCCGGTCAGGATGGGGTTCACCCGGTCGGGCACGTCGAGGTCGGCGACCTCCTTCAGCTCCGGCTGCGCCGCCCACACCCCGGTGCCGCCCAGCGCCTCGTGCACCTTCTGCGCCGCGTGCGGCAGGAACGGCGTGAGCAGCGTGTTCGCGTCCGACACCACCTGCAGCGCCGTGTGCAGCACCGTGTCACGACGCTCCGGGTCGTCCTTCAGCTTCCACGGCTGCTGGTCGGACAGGTACTTGTTGGCCGCCGACACCACGCGCATGGCCTCCTGGGCGGCCTGCCGGAAGCGCGACCGGCTCAGGTGCGCGCCCACCGTGTCGAACGCCGCGCGGGCCTGCGCCTTGAGGTCCTCGTCGGCCTGGGTCGGGGTGTTCGGCCTCGGGACACCGCCGTTGTTCTTGTGCGCCATCGAGATCGAACGGTTGACGAGGTTGCCCCACTCGTTGGCGAGTTCGAAGTTGACGCGGCGGGTGAACTCGTCCCACGTGAAGTCGGTGTCCTGCGTCTCAGGTCCCGCGACGCTGATGAAGTACCGCAGCGTGTCGGGGCCGAACTCTCGCAGGAAGTCGTGCACGTAGATCACCGTGCCGCGCGAGGTGGAGAACTTCGAGCCGCTCATGGTGAGGAACTCGCTCGACACGATCTCGTCGGGCAGCCGCAGCGTCCCGTACGGGCCCGGTTCGCCGCCCTTGTCCCCCTCGCCGTTGTGGCCGAGCAGCAGCGCGGGCCAGATCTGGGCGTGGAACGTGATGTTGTCCTTGCCCATGAAGTAGTAGCTGCGGGCGTCGGGGTTGTTCCACCACTGCTGCCACG encodes:
- a CDS encoding TatD family hydrolase, with protein sequence MSRREPPPVPERLPVPAVDSHTHLDACGATTPEQVRAALDRASAAGIAAVVTVADDLASARWVAEASAWDDRLHGAVALHPTRTKDFTAEQRAELERLAAAEHVVAVGETGLDYYWDYSPPEAQQEAFRWHIDLAKRVGKPLMIHDREAHDDVLSILEAEGAPETVVFHCFSGDADVARRCVDAGYVLSFAGTVTFRNAHALREAARLVPDEQLLVETDAPFLTPHPFRGRPNEPYCAAYTVAGLAELRDQPVEAVAEAARRNAERVFGFRISHPNGPVSSPSVP
- a CDS encoding resuscitation-promoting factor; protein product: MTDRDGHTAASTALLDWPSEAENLDFSPEPEVTPHDVLTALGPDAETLMAEAGVDVDELIRLINAETTMLPPIVLPTEKADEPQEPAEPDAEDGFVGAVKTWKKRFLRGTVLAVMITLTGGGAAALAMNKSVTVDVDGEKQTIRSYGDTVGEVLEDAGISVGAHDALSPSPQAPVGDGGVIKLERGRQLTLVVDGESRESWVRATTVREALSQLGLDHLNTGGTWFSAPLSGEVPLDGMRLEVKTEKTVTLYDGGEKPREVTTNAVTAEELLAELNLGLGKQDKIEEGAEFKLTDGAEVHVSRTGVSVVKKTEVIEPEVETIYDDTLEKGKEVVEDEGKAGEKLVTYRVTKKNGKVIDSEELSVEVVKKAEKKIVRVGTKEPDVPPISDGAVWDALAQCESTGNWSINTGNGYYGGLQFNKQTWDAYGGTQYAAYPHQATREQQIAIATKLRDSRGGYGAWPHCSSQLGLPQ
- the rsmA gene encoding 16S rRNA (adenine(1518)-N(6)/adenine(1519)-N(6))-dimethyltransferase RsmA; its protein translation is MSDTPGLLGAAEIRRLASALGLRPTKKLGQNFVHDANTVRRIVHLADVAPGDPVLEVGPGLGSLTLGLLDAGARVLAVEIDPVLAARLPTTVAEHAPDGAARLTVLERDALRLRADELPTAPAALVANLPYNVAVPVVLHLLAELPSLRHALVMVQTEVADRMAASPGSRVYGVPSVKLAWYGRARKVAAVSRSVFWPVPNVDSSLVAFERSSPPEDVERDTVFELVDTAFAQRRKTLRAALASWAGSADRAAEILTRAGIDPATRGERLTVEMFAELARVAARV
- the metG gene encoding methionine--tRNA ligase encodes the protein MSTPVLTAVAWPYANGPRHIGHVSGFGVPSDVFSRYQRMAGNRVLMVSGTDEHGTPIQVQADKEGLTPQQAADKYTRQITEDLRGLGLSYDLFTRTSTGNHAEVTQQIFLALHRNGYVIPKTTTGAISPSTGRTLPDRYIEGTCPICGYDGARGDQCDNCGNQLDAAELRNPRSRINGEKPKFVETEHLFLDLPAFTETLGKWLSTKTDWRPNVLNFTRNLVDDMRPRPITRDLDWGVRIPLDGWRDQPLKRFYVWFDAVIGYFSASVEWARRTGDANAWQQWWNNPDARSYYFMGKDNITFHAQIWPALLLGHNGEGDKGGEPGPYGTLRLPDEIVSSEFLTMSGSKFSTSRGTVIYVHDFLREFGPDTLRYFISVAGPETQDTDFTWDEFTRRVNFELANEWGNLVNRSISMAHKNNGGVPRPNTPTQADEDLKAQARAAFDTVGAHLSRSRFRQAAQEAMRVVSAANKYLSDQQPWKLKDDPERRDTVLHTALQVVSDANTLLTPFLPHAAQKVHEALGGTGVWAAQPELKEVADLDVPDRVNPILTGGYDAEQARWESRPIEVGRPLAKPTPLFAKIDPKLAETGPEWAPIQVNG